The genome window CTCCTCCGCGTCCGCGCCCCGGAGCGGATGGGGCCCCTCCCGAAGGCGCCGGAGCGACTCCGCCACCCCCGCCTCCGCGTGAAAGAGCCCGGCCAGATACACGCACGCCCGACCCCGCACGGGATGCTCGACGAGCCGGCCCTCCGCCCGCTCTTCCTCCAGCGCGCGGCGCAGGACCTCGTCGGGAATCCCCAGAAGCTCGCGCGCCCGCCGGACGAGCTCCTCCGTGGGATACGCGCAATGGCCCTCTTCGCCGAGCGACTGGAGCGCCCACGCCAGGCCCGCCCGCGCCCGCTGGGGAGAGCGCGCGTCGATCCCCAGCCGCGCGGCCAGCTGATCGGCGGTCTTGAAGCCGATCCCGGGGATGTCGTACGCGAGCCGATAGGGATTCTCCCGCACCACGTCGATCGCGCGGGCGCCGTAGGTTTTGTAGATCCGCACCGCCCGCGCCGTCCCCACCCCGTGGGACTGAAGAAACACCATGATCTCGCGGATCACCTTCTGGTCCGCCCACGCCTCGGTGATCCGCTTCTGCCGGACCGGACCGATCCCCTCGACCTCGAGCAGCCGCCGCGGCTCCCGCTCGATGACGTCGAACACCTTTTCCCCGAAGGCGGCCACGAGGCGCGCGGCGAAGTGCGGCCCGATGCCCTTGATCATCCCCGAGGCGAGGTACTTTTCGATCCCCTCGAGCGTCCCCGGCGGGGTGACCCGAAGCCGTTCCGAACGGAACTGGCGGCCGTGCTCGCGATCCTGGACCCACGTTCCCTCGGCGTCCACGAACTCCCCGGGCGCGACGCTCGGGGCATGCCCCACCACCGTGGCCAGGTCGCGCGCCCCGCGCGTCTTGACGCGCAGGACGCAGAAGCCGTTCTCCTCGTTGTGGAACGTGACCCGCTCGACGACGCCGGAGAGGGTCTCGGGCATGCGGGCTACTTTAGGACCGCGCGCCGGGAAATGCAAAGCCCCGGATAACGTCCCGCCCTTTCGACCGTCACTCAGAGGACGGTACGGAGGAGGCGAGGCGGCCATGAGACGCGCGATGAGCGTGGCGCTGCTGGCCTTGCTGGCGGCGTGCGGGGACGAAGGGGAAGGGCGTCCGGCCCAGCAGGTCCTGGGCCCCGGACCCGCGCCCCCCGGGGGAGGCCCGGACCCCTTCGACGACGGGGTTCTGGCCACCTGGCGGATCACGATGGATCCGGCGGACTGGGACCGGATCGTGGCCGATCCCCACGACAACACCTGGCGCCGGGGAACCGTGGAGTGGCAGGGGGAACTCTACGCGGACGTCGCCATCCGTCCCAGCGGCAACCGCTCGCGGATCCCCGGCAACCCGAAGCCCTCCCTGCGCCTGGAATTCGACGAGTTCCTCCCCGCGCGGGAATTTCACGGCTTCAGCACGATCAAGCTCGACGCGATGATCCATGACTCCACGATGATGCGGGCGCGGCTGGAGTACCCGGTTTACGCCGCCCGCGGCGTCCCCGCCCCCCGCTACGTCCACGCCCGGCTCTACGTCAACGGCCGGTACCAGGGGCTTTACGGAGTGGAGGAGCGCGTCGGCAAGGAATTCGTCCGCAAGCGGCTGGGGCGGCCCGTCCAGCAGCTCTACCGGTGGGCGGCGTCGGCCACGATGCACGACCTTCTATGGGTAGGTCCCGAGCCGATCGCCAACTACGTGCCGCGCATGTGGATCCCCGAGATCGAGGAACTCCCGCCGGACGCGGAGGGAGTCCGGGAGCTGTGCCGGCGCCTCCACGAGGACGCGGCGCGCGTGCCGGAGATCTTCGACGTGGAGAGCTTCCTCAACCTCATCGCGGCGGAAACGCTCCTGGGGGAGGGCGACCAGTACGTCGCGGGCCGCGAAGGAGAGCGGAGCGCCAACATTCATCTCTACAAGTCCCCGGCGAGCGGCAAGTACATGATTCTGCCGTGGGACTGCGACCAGGGCTTCTGGCGTCCCGAAACGGCGGTGACCCACGGGTTCGAGAACCGCGTGCTCACGCGCGTGCTGGTCCTGTGGAATCCCGCCCACATGGCCCGTTACCGCCAGATCCTGCGGGAGCTGATCGCCGGCCCCTTCGCCACGGAGCGCGTCCATGCGCGCGTCGATTACATCCTCGAGCAGATCCGGACCGCCGCTCACGAAGATCCGCTCAAGCCCTGGACCTCCGAAACGTTCGAAGCGCGGGTCCAGGCCCTCAAGAGATACGTCGCGGACCGCAATGCCGCCTTTCTCGGCCAGCTCGCAGGCCCCCCCTGAAGCGGGCTTTCATAACGTCCCGGGAAGGCGGCGGCTCATAAGGGTGCGTCGAGGGTCTTCGGGCACGGCGGCCTCCCGCGACTGAAGTTTCCCGCCGTTCGGAACGGTTTTTGAAAGGAGCGCGTTATGCCCAGACGGTATTACGAGGAAGAGGAAGAAGAGGAGCGCGGAGGCCGGCACGGCCGGCGGTCGCGCGAGGAAGCGGGCCGGCGCGGAGCCGAGGCCCGCTGGGGCCGGGAGTACGGCGGCGAGGAGGAAGAGTACCGTCCGCGGGGCCGTCGCGGGTTCGCCGCCCTGGACCCCGAAGAGCAGCGCGAGATCGCCCGCCGAGGGGGCTATGCCGCTCAGGAGGAACGGTCGCCCGAAGAGCGCCGCGAGATCGGCCGCCGCGGAGGATATGCCGCCCAGGAGGCGCGCAGCCCCGAGGAGCGCGAGGAGATCGGCCGCCGCGGAGGTCGCGCCCGCTGGGAGAGCGAGGAGGCCGAAGAGGCCCTCGAGCGCGGCGAGTACCGCCGGGGCGGTCGCCATCCGATGGGCTTCGCCGCCCTGGAGCCCGAAGAGCAGCGCGAGATCGCCCGGCGCGGAGGCGAATCCGTCCCCTACGAGACCCGGCGCGAAATCGGCCGCCGGGGCGGCCGCGCGCGATGGGGCGAAGAGGAAGAAGGGGAGGAACGTCCGCGCCGCCGATATCGGCAGGAGGAAGAAGAGTATTGACCTCTCCGCCGAACGTCGCTGAATCCGCCGGGCCGCCTCCGGGCGGCCCGGCTCTTTTTCCGCCCGGAGGGCTCCTGCACTTCCACCGCCGCCCTTCGGCCCGGCGGGCCTGAACGTACGCGACCACGGCGGGGTCTCCAGAAGACCTGCGGATCCCCTGCATCCTCGCCGTTGACGGAAGCCGGCGCCGCTGTCGCCGAGGGGAAAGACGTCACGCTCTTCCCCCATCAGCGGGGCGCGGGGGCAGCGTCGGCTCCCTTCGTCAGGGGCAGGCACAGACATGAGGAGGTCGCCTCGATGTCCGCGTCCTTCCAGGCCTCTCGGAAGCGCCGCTCGACGTCCCGGGCGTCCTTGCCCTGAGCGCGCAGGCTGCGCGAGAGCCCCAGAAGCGACCAGCCGTTTTCCGGCCACCGCGCGAGATCGTCGCGGTAGACCGTCTCCGCCTCTGCCGCCCGGCCGGCGTGCAGAAGCGCGGCGCCCAGAACATGACGGATGGGCTGGATCCAGTCGGGAGGCTCGTCGTATCGGAGCGCGTCCTCGCGCCGGACCGCCTCCCGAAGGGCGGCGAAGGCCGGTTCCGCCTTGCCCTCCCGGTAGAGAATCTCGCCCTCGAGCGCCGCCTCCGCCACCGCGAGGAGGTCCGCCGCCGAGTTGTTTCCTAACGAGGCCTCCTTGGGCACTCGAGCGCGCGCCTCAAGGAACGCCTTCTGCTCGGCCCGCGCCTCGACCGTGCGCTTGAGCGCCGCGAGCGACACCGCCCGCGCATAGCGCCAGAGCGCCCGCGAGAGCGGGAACATCTCCAGCGGCTCCGGCTCGGCCAGCATCTCGTTCCAGCGCCCGAACCGGATGTGGAGCTCGTACGGCGTCGCGAGGAACCCGTCCGCGATCGCCGCATACTCCCGGAGCCAGGCTTCCGGCATCGCCTCCACAAGCTCGCGGCCCGCACGGGTCGCCTGGGCGCTCTGACCGCGCATCATGGAGATGAAGGCCAGCATGTGGCGGTTGTGCGACATGTAGATGCGATAGAAGCCGGGAGGCTTCGAGCGCGCGACGTACGCGTCGTCCGCCGCGATCGCCCGCAGGTTCGCCTTCGCTCCCTTCTCCCACGTCCCCACCCGTACGTCGATATGCGACGGCATGTGGACCAGGTGGCCCAGGCCCGGCGTCAAATCGCGCAGGCGATCGGCCGCCGCAACGGCCCGGCCGGGGTCGGACGACGCCTCCACCGCATGGATGTAAAGATGCAGCGCCAGGGGATGGTTCGGCGACTGCGCCAGCACCTCCTCAAGCAGGCGGACGATCGGCCCGGTCCATTCCTTGGGCTGGCCGTCCGAAGTGTAAAGATCCCACGGGTGGACGTCCATGAGCGCCTCGGCCGCGAGGGCCCCGATGTCCGCGTCGGCCGGATACTTCTTCCGAAGCGCCCCCATCGCCTCCGCGAAGGCCTGGTCCAGCGGGGCGCGGTCCTCCGGCGGGGGATCGGCGTAGCGCCGGCCCAGGGCTTCGATCAGGTCGCGCTCGACCGGGTCGGCCTTCGGAGCGAGCTCGCGCGCCCGGGTCAGCGCCTTCCATGCCTCGCGCGCCCGCTCGGGCGGAAGCGCGGGATTGTTGATGTGCGGCCCGTGCGCGAACGAGATGCCCCACCAGGCCATCGCGCACTCCGGATCGAGCGCCGCCGCGCGCTCGAACGAGCGGATGGCCTCGTCGTGGTTGAACGCGAACAGGAAATTGAGCCCCTGGTCGAACCAGGCCTGCGCGGCCGGCGACCGGGTCGAGATCGCACGCGTGTGGTGTCCCAAGCCCTCGTACCTCCCCTCCGGAAGGGGAGCACAGCCGGCGGCCAGCGTCACCGCCGCCAGGCGAACGAATGCCTTCATACCAAGTCTCCTCGCCATTGTCCTTTATCAGGCTGGATGCGGAGGGAGACTTTAAAGTTCGAAGCCGGGCGTTTCCAGAGCACCGAAACCCAAGGAGTTGCGTCTAGCGCGTCTTTTCCATGATCGCGCGGCGTTCCGAGGCGGAAGGGCGCGCCGCCATGTACACGAACGCCCGGGCCACGGCCTGC of Planctomycetota bacterium contains these proteins:
- a CDS encoding CotH kinase family protein, with the translated sequence MRRAMSVALLALLAACGDEGEGRPAQQVLGPGPAPPGGGPDPFDDGVLATWRITMDPADWDRIVADPHDNTWRRGTVEWQGELYADVAIRPSGNRSRIPGNPKPSLRLEFDEFLPAREFHGFSTIKLDAMIHDSTMMRARLEYPVYAARGVPAPRYVHARLYVNGRYQGLYGVEERVGKEFVRKRLGRPVQQLYRWAASATMHDLLWVGPEPIANYVPRMWIPEIEELPPDAEGVRELCRRLHEDAARVPEIFDVESFLNLIAAETLLGEGDQYVAGREGERSANIHLYKSPASGKYMILPWDCDQGFWRPETAVTHGFENRVLTRVLVLWNPAHMARYRQILRELIAGPFATERVHARVDYILEQIRTAAHEDPLKPWTSETFEARVQALKRYVADRNAAFLGQLAGPP
- a CDS encoding KGG domain-containing protein; translated protein: MPRRYYEEEEEEERGGRHGRRSREEAGRRGAEARWGREYGGEEEEYRPRGRRGFAALDPEEQREIARRGGYAAQEERSPEERREIGRRGGYAAQEARSPEEREEIGRRGGRARWESEEAEEALERGEYRRGGRHPMGFAALEPEEQREIARRGGESVPYETRREIGRRGGRARWGEEEEGEERPRRRYRQEEEEY